One Triticum dicoccoides isolate Atlit2015 ecotype Zavitan chromosome 4B, WEW_v2.0, whole genome shotgun sequence genomic window carries:
- the LOC119293752 gene encoding ethylene-responsive transcription factor ERF014-like: MVKNHPGSGTSRCDAAAAMAESGGGGGTAALCGGGSRQPAMAARQFKGVRMRSWGSWVSEIRAPHQKRRIWLGSYATPEAAARAYDAALLCLKGSDAVLNFPSSSSASPSSPHSLPSPANRHADDLSPRSIQRAAAAAAAAFEATRIVVDDSCSSSGEATTPTSFSVSTLGSADVQEHATSSMSAAASAGSPVGDQDELWTELDAFASPKLMDLIAAGHATPFSCTWEEPEEDGDMMRLWSFC, from the coding sequence ATGGTCAAGAACCACCCGGGCAGCGGCACTAGCAGGTGCGACGCTGCGGCGGCTATGGCAGAGAGCGGTGGTGGGGGTGGGACGGCAGCGCTGTGCGGCGGCGGGAGTAGGcagccggcgatggcggcgaggcagTTCAAGGGGGTGCGGATGCGGAGCTGGGGGTCGTGGGTGTCGGAGATCAGGGCGCCGCACCAGAAGCGCCGGATCTGGCTCGGCTCCTACGCCACCCCGGAGGCCGCCGCGCGCGCCTACGACGCCGCGCTCCTCTGCCTCAAgggctccgacgccgtcctcaactTCCCCTCGTCGTCCTCCGCCTCACCCTCGTCGCCGCATTCGCTTCCCTCCCCCGCCAATCGACACGCCGACGACCTGTCCCCGAGGTCCATCCAGCGCGCGGCCGCCGCTGCGGCAGCGGCCTTCGAGGCCACCAGGATCGTCGTGGACGACAGCTGCTCTTCCAGCGGGGAGGCGACGACGCCGACCTCGTTCTCAGTGTCCACGCTGGGGAGCGCCGACGTCCAGGAGCACGCCACGTCTTCGATGTCCGCCGCGGCCAGCGCTGGCTCGCCGGTGGGAGATCAGGACGAGCTGTGGACGGAGCTGGACGCGTTCGCGTCCCCCAAGCTCATGGACCTCATCGCCGCCGGTCACGCCACGCCCTTCTCTTGCACCTGGGAGGAGCCCGAGGAGGACGGCGACATGATGAGGCTCTGGAGCTTCTGCTAG